The following is a genomic window from Chryseobacterium sp. StRB126.
CTCACCCCTAAACCCACAAAAATCTACGGTATTGTTGATAAAAAAACGAAACAAACTGTTTATGTTGGAAAAAGTATACAAACAGAAGGCAAAAGACTGTCTCAACATCTCCTTGAAAAAGGTTTAGACCCTAAAAGATATGGAATTAAAGTATTGGAAAAAGGAAACTGGAATGCTTTTCAAACAGCAACGAGGGAACAGTATCATATATTACAAAACGGCACTAAAGTTTTGAAACCTGGCGCCGAAATACGAAATAAAATAAATGCAGTATCAAAAAGGAAATTTAATTATTTTAGTAAGTTTATTAAATGTCCGTAATTAAAAAATATGAAAAAAGAAAAATTAAATCAAGGAGATCTATTTTATTTACAACTTGAAGAGTCTGATAAGTTTATTTTCGGGCAAATTCTGTTCGATGTTGAAAAACAATATTTTACACCCTCTATTGAACAAGATGAAGAATCATACTTTGATGTCTATGAAGAATGTCAGTTAATAAGAATGTATAAAGGAATATATGATAAACCGGATCTTCCTGAACATTTGGAAACATTAATAGATGGGGTTTTTATTTATAGGATTGATTCAAAAGCGAATAGATTAAAATGGGGAAAGGCAGGGCATTTAAAAATAGATTATCAATCTGTTGAATTTCCTGAAATTATTGGAGATGCTTATGGAAGTATTCAGTTGTTAAGAGGAGAACTTCATATTAAAACTCAATACAAGGATATTAATGATTTTGAAATTAGCTGGAGTGCAGAATATCCTGAAGTATTGGCTAATGAGTGTGTTCATTTACAAGGACGTGAAGATTTGGTTTCTGGAGAGCATTATAGCGATAGTTTTAAAGAAATGGATTTAAGAAATTTTCCTGAATTAAGAGATAAAGTTTATAGAGACTTGAATTTAGATCCAAATATAAGTTATTATGAATTATCTAAGGAAATGGGATTTGATTTAGCCAGATTCTATGAACATTAATTTTAAAATATAATTATGGGGGCTTGGGGATATAAGAACTTCGAAAATGATACTGCTGCAGATTGGTTTGCAGAACTGAAGGAATCTCCGGATAAAGAATTAGTGATTCCTTATCTCACCAAAATTTTGGATGAAGATGATTTTATAGATGACGAAGAGAGCTTTATTACGTTAGCAATACTTGAAGCACTGAGTGGTCGTTTGAAACTGATTTCCACAGACTACATTTTGCCGCAGTTGGAATCTTTAGATACGATTCTATTAGCTCAAATGGTTATAAAAGCCTCCAAAAAGATCCTTTTCTTTAAAGAGCATTCAGAAGTAAGAGAATTATGGGAAGAATCTGATGAATATCACCAATGGTTTAATTATCAGGTTTCTTTAATTATGAAGCTCGATAATTTTTATAGCAACTATAATTTTGTTGATGAAGAAAATAACGATCCGGTAATTGAGGAAGAGTGGACGAAATATATAAAAACCAATTTTTCGTAATGTATAAAACAGAATTTTCGAAGTATAACGGACTTATGGAAAAGATAATGGATGAACAAACTACATTAGAAGTTCATTTATCAACGGAGTTTAGCCAGAATGTTCCAAAGAAGTTTTTAAAATATACCCCAGATGAGTGGGCTAGATATGCTTTTGAAAATGAACTTGAATATAGTATTAACTATTATAAATATGAAAAACCTTATTGTCAAGTTACCATTGATTCTATGAGTATAAAATTAAATTTTTACGATAATAATATACTTAAGCATAATCTAATGATAATCTTTTCTAAAGGTGAGATAGTTAAAGGAGATCTTGAGGTATATAATAACAATAAAATTTTTTTTAAACAAATTTCTTGGTATGGTGATCTGGGAAAAACACTCTTATTCTATTCAAATAAAAAGAAAGACAATGTTTTTTTGAAGGAATTTGTAAAAGAAAATGATAAAACAGTACTCATCGAACAATTCGGAACTGCAGATTTATCCAAACATTGGTTGGATGCTCCTAAAGATTATTTAGACTATGAGTCATTATTGGACTATCAGAATCTTTTTAATCAGCTCCCGGCAGTTTTGGATCAAAAAAGCTTTAGAACAAGTCATTAATTAAACGGTACAGGAGTCAAAATAAAGTAATGAGTATTTCAAATTTCTTTTTTGGGGAAAATATTCCTCTTCTTCAACTTGAAAAATTCTCGCAGGAATATACCCTGAATGTGGAGAATACCTTTCTGATGGGTAAGGAAAATCCCCCAATTTCTTTAAAAACCTCATCTGAACTGTTTCTTGACCAGCAGAAAGAATCAGATCTTATTTACAACAGGATAAAGCTTCTGCAAATCACAGGAGATACAGACAATCATACAATGAAGCCTTTTTTACTGCAAAGTCTTGCCCTTGCAGATATTTCGCGTAATCTTTATATCAAACGAAATTCCGATGGGAAGATACTTTCTGTTGAGAATAAAGATGAGCTTTGGAAAAGCTGGGAAGAATGGAAGGAAAACAAGCTACCAGCTGTTTTCCCGGAAGAAAAAGATCAGATTAAATTTGTTACCAATTATGAAAAAGGACTGAAAAGTTTTGAAGGAGAATTGAAGAAGAACCTACAGTATATTCTTCTGTTACCGGAGGTTTACAGTCTTATATTTCCACCTAATGAATATTACAGCTTTCTATCCAGCTCGTTGAGTATTCGCTCCAGATTAATGCAGGGAGTAGAGTATAGCTATCAGCTAAAACTGGTGAAACTTGAAGAAGAAAACAACACCCTTCTTGTAGAATTTCATTCCGTGCTGAACAACCGGGAAGAACTCATTAAAAGTCATATCAAAAAGCTTTATGAAAATGAGAAGGAATTTTCTATTGACCAGTTTGAATTCAGTGTCAAAACCAAATACAATTTTGAAAAATCAACCGGTAAGATCATGAATGCTGAGCTTCATTTCACAGAAAAAATGCATGAACATCTTGCTTATCTGATTGATATGGATTTAAGTGTTAAATTGGTTGAGCAGTAATGATATTGATTATGGGATGAAGAGAAGATTGTTGTTTTAAATATAGTTTATCTTCTTCTGTGAGTTCATTGGTTCCAAGTCCAATACCATTCCATGGCTTTCCGTTATTTGGTTTGTTGCCCAATTCAATAGATTCAATTTTAATTTTTTTGTGAAGTCCTACAGTTGTTAAATCCATCAATTGGCCTGGATGTATTTCTCCTTCTACAATTTCCCCAAGCAGATAAAAACTTCTGTTGGTAAGCTGGAAAACACTGTCGATTTTAAATTTGGCCATCAGATTATGCCAACTGTATTGGCAATATCGGCATTGCTTTGCATAAGGAGTTCGGGCCAGTTTATTACATTGAGGACAGGTATTGAAAAATACTTTTTCTGGAGTTTCAGCTAATATTCGTTGTGCTGTATTGCGCTCAAATTCATCAAAACCATTTTGGAGTAAGGTAATGATTTTATGATCAGTATTTAACCAGCCTTTATCTGTCAATATTTTTCTTAATTGAGAATTGGTAGAGGTTTTATAAGTGTATATGTGGTGTCTTAATGCTGATTTTTCATCATGAGTCATCAGATTACTGAAATAGGTTACAATATAATATATAGTTTCTTTGTCCATTACAATAGAAATGGTTTTTCGTCTTGTCTAATTTATCACTTATTTCTTTACAAAATAGGAGAGTGTAACAACATCTAAAAGAAAAGAACCCGTCAAAAGTGACGGGTTCATGTTTTATATTCAATGGCATCATTAGAATCTGAAAGTCGCAGCCACAGACCACGTTCTTCCGAATCCTAAGAAACCTGTATTGGCATCTGCAATACCCTGGTAAACTCTACCAGCTTCCTGGTATGTTTTTCCTTTATCCGGACCAGAACCAATTTTATCAGTAGCGTGGATATTAGAACTTAGTTCAGAAATATAATATTTGTTGAACAAGTTGTAAACGTTCGCTCTTAATGTTAATGATTTTTTCTGACCGATTTCAAATTTGTAACTAGCACCCACATCAAATAGGTTGTAGCTTGGTAATTTTACAATTCCTCTTTCTCTGTCAGCCTCTGTAAGGAAGTTGATAGGGTTGAACTGCGCATATAATTTGTCATAATATTCCCAGTTTGCATCAACACTGAATGCTTTGGTAATGTTATAATCAACTCCTAAGCTTGCTGTTGTTTGGGCAGCATCTCCAACTTTCAGATCTTTAATATTGATCATCCCTGTTGTTCCAGCCACTTCTTGGTTGCTTTGAACATCAAGAATGTTGAAGTTAGCATTTCCTTTGTATTTCCAGTTTCCAAATGAAACCATCCCTCTTAGTCTAAGGTTAGCAAAAGGTCTTGCTTTCGCTTCCAATTCAACACCCTGGTGAAGTTGTCCAACGTTCAGAGCATTATAGAAATAAGCGTTTCCAAGTTTTAATTGAGAGAATTTAGCAACATCTGCAGCTCCTGCATTGAATGTTCTTGAAATGAATCTGTCATCCCACTGCGTTCTGTACGCATTGATGTTAACATCTATATAACGGGATTTGAAGCCATATCCTAACTCTAAAGAGAAAATTCTTTCATTCTTCGCATCATTGTAGATATTCTGGTTAGAAGGAAAGAGAGCATTAAATAACGGCTGTCTCGAAATAACTCCTGCATTGAAAAATACATTATGATGATCATCAATATTATAGTTAGCTCCTCCTTTTACAATATAACCTGTTTTGTGATACCATTTGGTTTCTTGGTTACCAGGAGTATACAACATATAGTCTCTTCTCTTGTAATACTGCTCAGAAACGGATGCCTGAACAGATGCACTTAGTTTTTCAGAACTATATTCAACCATTCCATAGATACCAGCCCATTTTACAAGACCTTCGTTATAGATAGATACTTTTTGAGTATTACCTGTCTTCGTTAATGGTTCCGGTTTTACTGTACGGTCAACATAATACCCGTTTGGAGCATTTACTGTACTTTTAACAAATAAGGCATCAGATCCTAGCAGATCAGTAGTAATATCATAAAGAGCTCCTTTGTAAGTCTTAAGGTCTATTCCTCCGTTAAATGTCCAGTTATTCTTTTTATAATTAAGATCAGCAATTACTCCGTACCAGTCATGAGCATTAATACTTTGCTTTCTAACGATACCGCTGGTTCCGTTTAAAGTAGCTACATTTTGTCCATTATAATCAGCAGGGGAGCCGGTAGGAGCAACAAAACCTGATTTTTGGAAAGTATTTCCGTTATAATCTGTTACTGCACCTCCTCTGTTGTAACGATAAATCATATCCCAATTAATGGTGCCATCTCCACCTGGGCCAGAGTTTGTGAAGTTCATGACATCTTTGTTGCCGTTTACAATGGAGCCATTAAGTCCGGTACCGCCGCCGCCACGTCCCCAAGAGCCGTAAACAACGGTGGATAATTTCAGGTTGTCATTAATATTCCAATCCCAGTTTAATGAAGCAATTGGCTTATGGTAGAAGTTTGGTGCTAAATTAAATTGAGAACCATTCAGCATTCCTGTTTGTGGATTGTATCTTCTTCCATACGTTTCGAACTGCTGCAAAGTTGCTACATTAGCTCCGGTTGCTGAAGATCTTCTTGTATCGTGTACCTGTGGTGCCCCCGTTGCAATGAAATTGAACGCGTGTTTTTCATTAGGCTTAAATCCTGTAGAGAAAAACCATGAATATCCTTCACCTTTAGTTCCGTTGATATAACCATCGCCTTGCCAACGGGAAAGTAATACGGTAGTTGCCCATTTGTTTTTCAACCCCGAAGAGTACATCGCTGAAAGCTTTGAGTAATTGTCGTTACCAGCTTCAGCCTTAATCATTGCTTTCTGCTCAGAATCGGTAGCTTTGGTCACAATATTGATTGTTCCCCCAACAGAAGGAACTACAAATTTAGAAGCTCCCAAACCTCTCTGAATCTGAATAGAGCTTGCAATATCTGCTAGTCCAGTCCAGTTAGACCAGTAAACGGTACCTCCTTGCATATCATTAACAGGCTGCCCGTTGATGATTACCGCAATATTGGCACCATCAAAACCTCTCATGTTAATTCTACTGTCTCCAAATCCGCCACCTACTTTAGTAACGTATACTGAAGGGGTAGACTTCATAATTTCAGGGAATTCTCTGTTTCCTAGTTTCTCCTGAATTTCAGCTGCCTTAATGTTGGAAACTGCAACAGGTGTTTTTCTCTCTTTGGCTGTTTGGGAAAGGTTTCTACCTACCAACATCACCTCATCAATAGATTTAGATTTTTCTAAAGAATCCTTCGTACTCTGCCCATAATACAAGGCGGCCGTTGGTAATACAAGCGCTATAAGAAGTCGCTTTTTTAAAATAATGCTCATGAAATAAACTAGCGTGTTTGATTTTAAGGCTGCAAAGATGAAACTTTATTTTTTAATTAAGTATTAAATCTTTTTTAAGCAATTTTGTAAACGTCGAAGACTGAGCATGATTGCTGGTTATTTTATGATATGTTAACTTTATTTAACACTTTAATTTGTAGTTTGTTAGATAAATAATTTTAACCGAAATGAGTATGTTCTGATGATAATATAAACATTTATTTTGTAAAAAATATTGAGAAATATCAGTATTTTTATACAAAATATAGATTTTTTATATATTAAATCTATATAAAGAGAATTATTGTATTTCATATTTAATTCATATGACATAATCTGTATTCAAATAGTAAAGAGTAAAGTTTTTATAATAGCTCAATAGAGGATTGATATATTATAAAAGATAGAATCTTCCGAAAATTTGATACTTTTATTGTAAAGACCCCGACTCTGGTTCATAGTGGGTGTTGTGAACTGATTTTTAGGTCTTTTCAAAAATTTAAATAATATTTATGCTACCACTTACGGAGATATCACAATGGAAGAAATTAAGCAGTGCATTTAATAATTCAGAAGAGATCCCTGAATTGCTCCAAAAGCTATCTGAAACATTTGATATCGATCTGATGATTGAAATCACTACTGAGTACATAAGCCATCAGATGAGTTTGTATGAAGTAACATTTGCAGTCTTTCCTTATCTTATAGAGTTGATTGAGAAAACAGAAGACCATGAATTTAAATTGGAGACTTTTCTTTATACAATGGCAATGTTTTCAGAATATGGCGGTGATGAAGAAATGGATTTTATTTTTTTGGATAGTAAATGTGATCCGGAAAAGATTGTAGAAATAAAGAATACATTTAATAATTCCTTTGGTAAATTAAATCAGATAGCTGTTCTGCTGGAATTGGATATCCTGAAAAAAGACGAATATGATAAAAGGCACTTTCTGACTGCTTTAGCTGTTTCCAATAGAATATTTGAGGTATCATCTGTTTTATGGCGATACAGTGAGAATGAAGAATATATATGCACCTGTCCAAGCTGTGGTGAATCCTTAACTTTATGGAATGAAAATGATAGGCTTGTTCAATATAAAGAAGACCCTGTTTTCGTAAAAGATCAGGAAAAGTTTTCTGTTGAACCTGCAGTACTCTCAAAAGCAGAATATTCCAAAGCAATCATTTCGGAAAAGAATTACCAGTGGCTTAGTTATTATATTGATAAGTTTGAAGTGGAATCACTCAGAGTAATCATCAACTATTTATTTGGTAAGACAATCTGTGGATATTGTTATACAAAATTTGAAATTTTTGAAAACATTGAATAAGGTTATGATGATACTTTTTTAAGACACTATACCACCATTGAAGATACATGATTCTTTCTGTACTACTGAGAGTTGGTTTCCTATTCTGGAATCTATGGTGCAAAAACTGTTTTTAAGCTATTCTGGCGGTGTCTTACCGAGTTTTAATGAGTGTGGTGTAATAGTGATAAGTGCCTTAAAGTAGCTTAAAATCAAAATGATTGGCTTTACCTGTCTGTGGCAGAACCAATCATTTGAAATATTTTTTTGAAAATAGTAAATCTTTTCCTTTTAGAATAGATTATTTAGCAGACCAATCATAACTGTTATACCCATTGAGTCCTCCAAACTCAATCTTTTCTATTTTCATATTTGAGAAAAACTGAGAAAAATTGTTGTTCCATTCCCCATGATATTGCTTTACCATATTTTTAATTTGAGGAGGAATTTCATCTTCAAAGGTGATCCAAATCACGGGAATTTGATAGCTGTTATCTAATGCTGGTTTATCCATATTAGAATCACAAAAATATAATCTTAAAATATAATTCTTAATCCCAATATCTGTTTTGCTTCCATATCCTAAACTTACAATATTTATATTTTTATTAATGAGTTCAGTGTTGAATTTGGAAAATTTCTGCCCATAGAATTGTGTTTTATTAGTGGTAATTGTATTCAGTTTGGGAGCTACTTCATTGTAAAACTTAATGTAGTCGTTTATGGATAAGGATTGAGCTTTATTGTTATGCATAAAAAATACGCTTATCACCAATACGCTTTTTAAGAAGATGGATTTCATTAATTTTTGTTTAAAATGGAGTTGTTGTAATGATCTCACTATGGCTAAAATGAAAATGATTGGCTTTACCTGTCTGCGATAGAGCCAATCATTTGAAATATTTTTTTGAAAATAGTAAATCTTTTCTTTTTAGGATAAATTATTTAGGAGACCGATCATAATTGTTATATCCGTTGAGTCCTATAAATTTTATTTTCTCTATTTTCATATTCGAGAAAAATTGAACAAAAGCATTATTCCACTCTCCATGATATTGCTGTACCATGCTTTTAATTTGAGGAGGAATTTCGTCTTCAAAGGTGATCGAAATCACAGGAATTTGATACCTGTTATCTAATGCTGGTTTATCCATATTAGAATCACAGAAATATAATCTTAAAATATAGTTCTTGATCCCGATATCTGTTTTACTTCCATATCCTAAACTTACAATATTTATATTTTTATTAATGAGTTCAGTATTGAATTTGGAAAATTCCTGTCCATAGAATTGTGTTTTATTAGTGGTAATGGTATTCAATTTGGGGACAACTTCATTGTAAAACTTAATGTAGTCATTTATGGATAAAGATTGGGCTTTATTGTTATGCATAAAAAATACGCTTATCACCAATGTGCTTTTTAAGAAGATAGATTTCATTAATTTTTGTTTAAATTAGAGTTGTTGTAATGATCTCACTATGGCTAAATGAAAATGATTGGCTTTACCTATCTGCGGTAGAACCAATCATTGTAGATGCTGTTTTTGAAAATAGTAAATCTTTTCCTTTTAGAATAGATTATTTAGCAGACCGATCATAATTATTATATCCGTTGAGTCCTACAAATTTTATTTTTTCTATTTTCATATTTGAGAAAAATTCAACAAAAGTATTATTCCATTCTCCATGATACTGCTGTACCATGCTTTTAATTTGAGGAGGAATCTCATCCTCAAAGGTAATTGTTATCCAGGGAATTTGATACCTGTTATCTAATGCTGGTTTATCCATATTAGAATCACATAAGAATAATCTTAAAATATAATATTTTTTTCCAGTATCTGTTTTGCTATCATAATCTAATCCTACAATATTTATATATCTTTTGTTGAGTTCAGTATTGAATTTGGAAAAATTATGCCCATAAAATTGTGTTTTATCAGAGGCGATTGTGTTTAGGCTGGGAACTACACTATTATAAAATGCGATGTAGTCACCCACGGTAACTGATTGAGCCTTATAGCTGTGTGTAAAAAATATACTTATTACAAATAAGCTTTTTAATATTGTTGATTTCATATTAAATATTTTAAAATTTATTAGGGACATTTTGATATTTTTACTCCTTCCTTCACTTTCCCACCACTATATGGAATAGTTATTTCTGAGATTTCTGCATTTATTCTTTTGAGATTTCCATTAGCGTCTGCTTTAGCAATACTAATTCCTGCATTATATTTATCCAAAATATAAGCCATTGCTACAGCTCTGCTATCATAATCTTCATCTGATGTATCAGTAAATGTACCCGAAGAATAATACTTTTTTGCCTTATAAAATTCAGTTCCCAACAAACTTTCGTCTTTAAATGAGCGACTTTGAGTGTCATAATTTTGATCTTTAGAAAATTGCTTAAGAAATTCCTTGGCCAAAGAAGCATCACTAATTACTAAAGCGTATACTTCTGCAGTTCCTTCACTAGAATTACCATACACAAAACGATATTTCAGATTAGGACTATCATTAAGGGAAGTGATCATGCTGTATAAATCTCCCCCTGAAGGATTACCTCTACTCCCTGAATGAGAATGGCCATCCCCAATGTATGTGTTTTTTAGTTGTGAAGATGGAATTGTTCCTTTATCGGCATTTTGTTCTACAGCTTCTGTTACCTCGAAATCTCCATTAGGTTTTTCACCTATGGCTACTGTCCATTCATTAGAAGCTTGAATTTTTCCTTTCAAAGCGAGGTCCATTTTTTTTTGTACTTCACCGCTTTTCAGAATTGTATTAGCATCACTCATAGAACTCTCTGCTTCTTTACAAGGATTTCTAGCGGGAGGTGCCTGACCGCCGCCGCCACCACTACCTGTACCTCCATATGAAGGTCCACCACCACTCATACCGCTTCCAAAACCATTATGGTCGACATAGGGAAAGGTAATAGGGCCCTGGCCAGGAGAATCAACAACAATTACAATTTCTTCTATAGCTTGCTCTTTTTCTCTGCTTCTTGATGTTATAGAGGCTGAATTATAATAGTTTTGAAACTTTGAAATGATACGTTGTACTTCAGGTGTATCATCTTTTGCAACTGTAAAATTTACCCAATCTCTTTGCGGATTTATCACCCCAATTAGAAAAGCATTTACTTTATCATCTTTCATGATAGGGTAGGCAATAACTTTTGAAGTTTTTCCGTACGTTAAACTTCTTATTTCAAAATAAATGTCACCTACTTCATTCTGGAATTTCTGAGCAAAAGCAGGATTTTTGTTCATAAACGCCTGTATGATTTCTTTAAACGGCTTATGATAACTGGTGTATTCAGAGTTGTTTTTTTGTGTATTTTTTTGAGTAGTTAAGTTGTTCTCAAATCTTACAAAGGCTTCAATTTTCTCTCTTTCAGTTCTTTTTTCTTCTTGCATTGTCTCATCTGTTCTACAAGAATTCAAAAAAAATAGAGATACTGTTATTACCAACAGTAACCGTAGAATAATTTTTTTGTTCATCGATTGTTATAATTTTTTTAGGTTGGCAAAATTAAAAATATTTTTTATTTCACAAAGTATAGATTTTTTATTTTTTTTAGATTATTTTTCGCAAAAGTACATTTGCGAAACGTCAGAACTTGACGTACTAAAAAAACTTTTTTTACTACCCAATTTGAAATTGTGGTTGGTTTGATTAGAGAATAAGTTGTATGGATATTTGGGTATATATTGGTACTATGTTGCAGATTTTTTATACCTGTTTATTCATGGGAGTTGTATAAAAATAAAGCCCTGATTGAAACTGAATCAACCAAGGCTATTTTTTAGAACTTAATCAAAGTATTCCATGTGTTACTTAGGTTATCTTTCCACCTCTTTGATGGTAATTTTTTTTGCTAAAATGTCTTTTTCAGAAAGAACTTTCTTAGTTGAAATGTTTTCCGGATTCGGGTAAATGAACAGATCAGAATAACTACATCCGTTCGGCATTTGATTTTTGAACATATATTGTATTAATTATTTGGTACACGATCGAGTACACGATTAATACAATTACAAGAATTGAAATATATAGCAAACCCTTTATTGGGCGTGGTTTGCAGTAGTGGAGAATACGGGATTCGAACCCGTGGCCTTTTGACTGCCAGTCAAACGCGCTAGCCAACTGCGCCAATCCCCCATTTTTGAAGCGATACAAAAGTAAGTATTTAAATGATATGTACAAATATTTGTAAGAATATTTTTGAAATTTAGTGGTTAATGGAGTTTTTAATTACTCAGGACTATAAAAAAACATTAAACTCAACTTTTTTATTACCTATAAATAAAATGGTCCCACATAATAGAGGCTTGTTACTAGAGTACTTCGGTTGAAGTTTTATCAACTATTGCAATAAAACTATTTTTCAAAAGCTCAGATGGATAAATGAACTGTTCTCCATTATTGTTTCTGATAACTATAGCTGCCTGCTCATTGTTTAAGCATCTGTCAATTTGTTCCTGCATTTCATTAAGTTTTCCAGGAGCTACATCCAACGTGTATTTTCCTGTAGAGTGGGTAATCTGAACAATTTTTTCTTTCATGATTAAAAATTTAAGTCTTTCAAAGATAACTTTTTTCCCTTAAGTGAGAAGAAATGTAATGGGAAACAAAGATTTCTTAAAAATACCGCTAAAAACTAAGAGATAATTTTACTTTTTGTAGCTTTATAGGAGTAATCACATCCTTTGTTTAAAAATCATTTAATAATTAGATAAAAGGTCTCTTAAACTATAAATTGATAGATTAAAGCATGAATAAATTGATAGCTGTCTCTTTGCTGATTTTTGTAGGATGCCATAAAAAAGAAAATAATAAATTAAACCAGCATAATCCTGCACAGGCTGAAGAAATACGATCTTTAGAAGTAATCAATTTTGGTGGTAAGCTGGGGGTGTATTCAAGAATATCAATAAATCAGGACTCTGTACATTACAGTCATAAGATCAATACTGAGTCCCACAAGATGGAGTTTAGCCATAAAATTAAGACAGAAGATTGGAAAAATATAATAAACAAAATTGATCTGAATGCATTTAGAAATGTAGCAGAAGGGAAGAGTATACAGCCTATGGATGGTATTGATACAAAAATTATGATCATAAGCAATAAGGATACGCTTTCAAAAATAAATGCCTATGATAATCCCATATGGGAGAGTATATTAGAAAATGTACACCGATATCATCAAGAATAGGATTAACATCATGCTGGGTTTCACACATGACTATAATTTTTACCTACTTTTGCTTCAATAGCTGATAAAAGTAAAAACAAAAACATTTCATGTCTCAACAAACCAAAGCCACGGCCATAGGATTCTGTGCCATTCTCCTATGGTCTTCCATTGTAGGGCTTATTAAAGAAGTAAGTCATTCCTTTGGAGCCACTGCAGGGGCAGCTTTAATATACACTGTAGCTTCAGTGTTTTTACTTTTTACCTTAAAATGGACTCCTTTGTCAAAATTCCCAAAGAAATATTTGATAGTTGGGGGAGCGCTTATGGTATCTTATGAGCTTTGTTTAGCCCTTTCCATAGGATACTCAACCAATAACAGACAGGCTATTGAAGTGGGAATGGTTAATTATCTCTGGCCTACATTCACAATGGTGGCAACTATTCTTTTTACCCATAAAAAAGCCAACTGGCTGATTGCTCCGGGAATTATACTTTCCATGTTAGGAATTGTCTGGGTATTGGGCGGAGAGCAGGGATTGGATATTTCTCAGATGCAGGCCAATATTAAAACAAACCCATTAAGTTATGGATTAGCTTTTATCGGAGCTTTGTTATGGGCGGCTTATTGTGTGGTAACCGTTCGCATAGCCAATGGGGTAAACGGAATAACATTATTTTTTATGATGGTGTCTGTTGCATTATGGGTCAAATACTTAATTATTGGTGATTCCGGCAATATGCAAGTCAACCTTTCTTCAGTCATATATCTTTTGCTGGCTGCATGTGCCATGGGATTTGGGTATGCAGCCTGGAATATTGGAATCTT
Proteins encoded in this region:
- the yddG gene encoding aromatic amino acid DMT transporter YddG gives rise to the protein MSQQTKATAIGFCAILLWSSIVGLIKEVSHSFGATAGAALIYTVASVFLLFTLKWTPLSKFPKKYLIVGGALMVSYELCLALSIGYSTNNRQAIEVGMVNYLWPTFTMVATILFTHKKANWLIAPGIILSMLGIVWVLGGEQGLDISQMQANIKTNPLSYGLAFIGALLWAAYCVVTVRIANGVNGITLFFMMVSVALWVKYLIIGDSGNMQVNLSSVIYLLLAACAMGFGYAAWNIGILGGNVTVLTGASYFIPVLSSALSSVILSTILGLSFWQGAVMVCAGSVLCWLATRERRTQS
- a CDS encoding DUF4259 domain-containing protein translates to MGAWGYKNFENDTAADWFAELKESPDKELVIPYLTKILDEDDFIDDEESFITLAILEALSGRLKLISTDYILPQLESLDTILLAQMVIKASKKILFFKEHSEVRELWEESDEYHQWFNYQVSLIMKLDNFYSNYNFVDEENNDPVIEEEWTKYIKTNFS
- a CDS encoding TonB-dependent receptor is translated as MSIILKKRLLIALVLPTAALYYGQSTKDSLEKSKSIDEVMLVGRNLSQTAKERKTPVAVSNIKAAEIQEKLGNREFPEIMKSTPSVYVTKVGGGFGDSRINMRGFDGANIAVIINGQPVNDMQGGTVYWSNWTGLADIASSIQIQRGLGASKFVVPSVGGTINIVTKATDSEQKAMIKAEAGNDNYSKLSAMYSSGLKNKWATTVLLSRWQGDGYINGTKGEGYSWFFSTGFKPNEKHAFNFIATGAPQVHDTRRSSATGANVATLQQFETYGRRYNPQTGMLNGSQFNLAPNFYHKPIASLNWDWNINDNLKLSTVVYGSWGRGGGGTGLNGSIVNGNKDVMNFTNSGPGGDGTINWDMIYRYNRGGAVTDYNGNTFQKSGFVAPTGSPADYNGQNVATLNGTSGIVRKQSINAHDWYGVIADLNYKKNNWTFNGGIDLKTYKGALYDITTDLLGSDALFVKSTVNAPNGYYVDRTVKPEPLTKTGNTQKVSIYNEGLVKWAGIYGMVEYSSEKLSASVQASVSEQYYKRRDYMLYTPGNQETKWYHKTGYIVKGGANYNIDDHHNVFFNAGVISRQPLFNALFPSNQNIYNDAKNERIFSLELGYGFKSRYIDVNINAYRTQWDDRFISRTFNAGAADVAKFSQLKLGNAYFYNALNVGQLHQGVELEAKARPFANLRLRGMVSFGNWKYKGNANFNILDVQSNQEVAGTTGMINIKDLKVGDAAQTTASLGVDYNITKAFSVDANWEYYDKLYAQFNPINFLTEADRERGIVKLPSYNLFDVGASYKFEIGQKKSLTLRANVYNLFNKYYISELSSNIHATDKIGSGPDKGKTYQEAGRVYQGIADANTGFLGFGRTWSVAATFRF